A region from the Lolium perenne isolate Kyuss_39 chromosome 4, Kyuss_2.0, whole genome shotgun sequence genome encodes:
- the LOC127297410 gene encoding uncharacterized protein has protein sequence MDEDRARHHGRHSELGGPTGSGGDDLFIALPDDVIILILVRLRCSRTAVRTGALSRRWLGLWSHLPDLVFRDVAPGSLLAALSSLGACGVPISLLDIDVPAAVQDKVRANHVGTRTGLRSSLRLRRRPASYVSSLLRAAGKFSPAAFRFNHPHQLEKPFLDVDLSTCFQGTTSIELHAKFLCFPDPQSELPALQRLSLSGCCISLASLVPLCPRLHMLRVADAFLQPDGFAIRSASLQELVVENNVVKSTIQCIHIIVDAPVLKRFTMSLRTRGDLSISVSAPLVDKVSWRCLYTGSTAGLGLWGLSTVRLETEESKGAQEEDDVPRVHVLCLHMFARTYPRGYSNDQLGFAMEIEKHMITDFSGLEVHLITTEHVFGAFLLRLLGMHRIRTATRSLKIVLQRFVMKDRCTPLVNCSCDEPKDWRAQTISLANLEKVEIKQFNGQDHEFDFLKLIFRCAPMLRRVALELTKGFTPDNDWCTEIHSIFMGYPSVECTVDRPGSMHHRPSCVST, from the exons ATGGACGAGGACAGGGCACGCCATCATGGCAGACACTCGGAGCTAGGTGGCCCGACCGGCAGCGGAGGAGATGATCTCTTCATCGCCCTTCCCGACGACGTGATCATCTTAATCCTTGTCCGCCTCCGCTGCTCCCGTACCGCTGTGCGCACCGGCGCCCTCTCGCGCCGGTGGCTTGGCCTCTGGAGCCACCTCCCAGACCTCGTCTTCCGTGACGTCGCACCAGGCTCGCTCCTAGCGGCGCTCTCCTCCCTCGGGGCGTGTGGCGTGCCCATCTCCCTTCTAGACATCGATGTCCCTGCAGCAGTACAAGACAAGGTACGTGCCAACCATGTCGGTACAAGGACAGGTCTCCGGTCATCATTAAGATTAAGAAGACGACCCGCCAGCTATGTCTCCTCATTGCTCCGTGCCGCTGGAAAGTTCTCGCCAGCAGCATTCCGCTTCAATCACCCGCACCAGCTAGAGAAGCCGTTCCTCGACGTGGACTTGTCCACTTGCTTCCAGGGCACCACTTCGATTGAGCTGCACGCAAAGTTCCTCTGCTTCCCTGACCCACAGTCCGAGCTCCCCGCGCTCCAGAGACTCTCCCTCTCCGGCTGCTGCATCAGCCTTGCCTCCTTGGTCCCCCTCTGCCCGCGCCTGCATATGCTTAGGGTGGCGGACGCTTTCCTCCAACCCGATGGCTTCGCCATCCGCTCGGCGTCGCTGCAGGAGCTCGTCGTGGAGAACAATGTCGTTAAGTCAACGATCCAATGTATCCACATCATTGTTGACGCCCCTGTGCTCAAGCGATTCACCATGTCCCTCCGCACCCGCGGTGACCTCAGCATATCCGTCTCGGCACCACTAGTGGATAAGGTCTCGTGGCGGTGCTTGTATACTGGATCAACCGCCGGGCTTGGCCTCTGGGGACTCTCCACAGTGAGATTAGAGACGGAGGAGAGCAAAGGAGCACAGGAGGAAGACGATGTCCCTCGTGTCCATGTCTTGTGCCTACACATGTTTGCCAGA ACATATCCACGTGGTTATTCAAACGATCAGCTCGGCTTTGCGATGGAGATAGAGAAACATATGATTACGGATTTCTCTGGCTTAGAGGTGCATCTCATAACAACAGAACATGTGTTTGGAGCATTTCTGTTGCGGCTACTTGGGATGCATCGGATTCGCACTGCTACAAGAAGCCTTAAAATCGTCCTACAAAGATTTGTG ATGAAAGACAGATGTACACCCCTGGTGAATTGTTCTTGTGATGAGCCAAAGGACTGGAGAGCGCAGACAATCTCTTTGGCCAATCTTGAAAAGGTGGAAATTAAACAATTCAATGGGCAGGATCATGAGTTTGATTTCTTGAAATTGATATTTCGATGTGCGCCAATGCTTAGAAGAGTCGCCCTGGAGCTGACAAAAGGGTTCACTCCAGATAATGATTGGTGCACAGAAATACACAGCATCTTCATGGGGTATCCTTCTGTGGAATGCACCGTTGATCGTCCAG